In Vibrio japonicus, the following are encoded in one genomic region:
- a CDS encoding DEAD/DEAH box helicase codes for MENTLHFKDLGLDNRLLKNLKHFDFKKATEIQQKAIPVVIAGKDLLASSKTGSGKTLAFVLPMLHKSLKNKAFSAKDPRGIILAPTRELAKQVYGELRSMLGGLSYEATLIVGGENFNDQVKALRRYPKFIVATPGRLADHLEHRSLFLDGLETLILDEADRMLDLGFAPELRRIHKAAKHRRRQTLMFSATLDHAEVNEIAFEMLEAPKRIAVGVSNEEHKDITQKFYLCDHLDHKEAILERVLEEAVYKQLIIFTATRDDTDRLTQKLNDQKLKAIALSGNLNQTQRNTIMSQFERGVFKILVTTDVASRGLDIANVTHVINFDMPKHTEEYVHRVGRTGRAGNKGDAISLVGPKDWDSFKRVEAYLQQDIQFSELEGLKGKFKGLKPRKPDFRAKSKSDTKAKSQAKKVTKKPAKRDKGFYQNVAVGDSVFIPKKKVAPKTDDE; via the coding sequence ATGGAGAATACCTTGCACTTCAAAGATTTAGGCTTAGACAATCGCTTACTCAAGAACCTAAAGCATTTCGACTTTAAGAAAGCGACAGAGATTCAACAAAAAGCAATCCCAGTCGTGATTGCTGGTAAAGATCTGCTGGCGTCCTCAAAGACTGGATCAGGTAAAACACTAGCTTTTGTTCTTCCTATGCTGCATAAGTCGTTAAAGAACAAGGCATTCTCTGCGAAAGATCCTCGTGGCATTATCCTCGCGCCTACGCGTGAGCTTGCAAAGCAAGTTTACGGTGAGCTGCGCTCTATGCTTGGTGGGTTATCTTATGAAGCGACGCTGATTGTAGGTGGCGAAAACTTTAATGATCAGGTTAAAGCGCTACGTCGTTATCCAAAATTTATCGTTGCTACGCCAGGACGCTTGGCGGATCACTTAGAGCACCGTTCGCTATTTCTTGATGGTTTAGAGACATTGATTCTAGATGAAGCCGATCGCATGTTGGATCTTGGTTTTGCTCCAGAGCTTCGCCGTATCCATAAAGCAGCGAAGCATCGCCGCCGTCAAACGTTAATGTTCTCAGCGACGCTTGATCACGCTGAAGTCAACGAAATTGCATTTGAAATGCTGGAAGCGCCTAAACGCATTGCTGTGGGTGTGTCAAATGAAGAACATAAAGACATCACACAGAAATTTTATTTATGTGACCATTTAGATCATAAAGAAGCCATCCTGGAACGTGTTCTGGAAGAGGCGGTTTATAAGCAGCTGATTATTTTTACCGCGACTCGCGACGATACGGACCGTTTGACACAAAAGCTGAACGATCAAAAATTAAAAGCGATTGCTCTAAGTGGTAATCTAAATCAGACTCAGCGTAATACCATCATGAGTCAATTCGAGCGCGGTGTGTTTAAAATTTTGGTGACAACAGATGTTGCTTCGCGTGGTTTGGATATTGCCAATGTTACTCACGTGATTAACTTTGATATGCCTAAACATACTGAAGAATATGTTCATCGAGTCGGTCGTACTGGCCGTGCTGGTAATAAAGGTGATGCGATCTCTTTAGTTGGCCCTAAAGACTGGGATAGTTTTAAGCGTGTTGAAGCGTACTTACAACAGGACATTCAATTCTCTGAATTGGAAGGATTAAAAGGTAAGTTTAAAGGCCTTAAGCCGCGTAAACCTGACTTCCGAGCTAAGTCTAAGTCAGATACGAAAGCTAAATCACAAGCTAAGAAAGTGACGAAGAAACCAGCCAAACGCGATAAAGGTTTTTACCAAAATGTGGCGGTGGGTGATTCGGTATTTATTCCGAAAAAGAAAGTCGCGCCTAAAACTGACGACGAATAA
- a CDS encoding Lpp/OprI family alanine-zipper lipoprotein — protein sequence MNKMLIAAATSSVLLLAGCASGPDEATTAKMDELSNQVSQLSQDMQSLRSDVRRTADAAMSAQEEAARANERIDNIAQSYTK from the coding sequence ATGAACAAAATGTTGATCGCAGCTGCAACGTCTTCTGTACTTCTACTAGCAGGTTGTGCGTCAGGTCCAGACGAAGCAACAACAGCAAAAATGGACGAGCTTAGCAACCAAGTTAGCCAGCTAAGCCAAGACATGCAATCTCTACGTTCTGACGTTCGTCGTACTGCAGACGCAGCAATGTCAGCTCAAGAAGAAGCAGCACGCGCTAACGAGCGCATCGACAACATTGCTCAGTCTTACACTAAGTAA
- a CDS encoding L,D-transpeptidase family protein, whose amino-acid sequence MFRKLIALGCLVACNAFAASYDLPPEGSNIVGRMQYHKVVQGETIAEIAKKYDVGFLSLMAANKGIDPFLPEADYVLTIPTQIILPNVEREGVVINLAELRLYYFPQDSDIVHIFPVGIGRIGRDTPTMVTSISQKRPNPTWTPPASIRREYLAKGIELPAVVQSGPDNPLGEYALRLAYGNGEYLIHGTNKDFGIGLRVSAGCIRMDPKDIEWLFPNVKRGEKVRIIDEPVKMSLEPDRSVFVEAHEPLTRSDGSKKAMDIPLELSWWLEEFSHSDSKVKATIAAQNGFPVEVTAPR is encoded by the coding sequence ATGTTTCGTAAACTCATTGCACTCGGCTGTTTAGTAGCTTGCAATGCTTTTGCTGCAAGTTATGACCTACCGCCTGAAGGAAGCAATATCGTTGGACGGATGCAGTACCATAAGGTTGTACAAGGCGAGACGATTGCTGAAATCGCGAAAAAATATGACGTTGGTTTTCTTTCCCTAATGGCGGCAAACAAAGGGATAGACCCATTTTTGCCAGAAGCGGATTACGTACTGACAATCCCAACTCAAATAATTTTACCGAATGTTGAGCGCGAAGGTGTTGTTATCAATTTGGCTGAATTGCGCTTGTATTACTTTCCTCAAGATTCAGACATTGTCCATATTTTCCCTGTGGGTATAGGGCGAATCGGGCGAGATACGCCAACCATGGTAACATCGATCAGCCAGAAGCGCCCAAATCCTACTTGGACACCGCCAGCGTCTATACGACGTGAATATTTAGCGAAGGGCATTGAATTACCTGCGGTAGTACAATCTGGCCCTGATAACCCGTTAGGTGAATATGCGTTGCGTTTGGCTTACGGAAATGGTGAGTATCTCATCCACGGAACCAATAAAGACTTTGGGATTGGTTTACGAGTGAGTGCTGGTTGCATACGTATGGACCCTAAAGATATCGAGTGGTTGTTCCCAAATGTTAAACGCGGTGAGAAGGTTCGTATTATTGATGAGCCTGTGAAGATGTCACTTGAGCCTGATCGAAGTGTGTTTGTCGAAGCGCATGAACCGTTAACAAGAAGCGATGGCTCCAAAAAAGCGATGGATATTCCGTTAGAGTTGAGCTGGTGGTTAGAAGAATTCAGTCACTCAGACTCTAAGGTTAAAGCGACGATTGCTGCTCAAAATGGTTTTCCAGTCGAAGTGACCGCACCTCGATAG
- the phrB gene encoding deoxyribodipyrimidine photo-lyase, protein MNLVWLRRDLRVDDNTALFEASKVGGPVAAVFIATPQTWTEHHLAPIQADFIYRRLFELQQDLAALNVPLLYFEVDTFTDSVDKVVGLANALGVDDVFVNKEYELNETRRDDFLEQKLNAQSKTLHRYDDKCILPPGSVVNKQGEYFKVFTPFKKAYLSQLSLCPAHPQKAFKVKLPADLGALPSDVFSVESLFSYPRVSSERYAVETIAIYSLLREFNNDSVDRYKEDRDYPSIAGTSGVSPYLAIGALSVRQCMARVLYQQSPPLSIGRETWQNELIWREFYQHLTYFEPKLSMGKSFLAWGNALKWQNEDARIDAWKKGRTGYPIVDAAMHQLNQTGWMHNRLRMVVASFLIKDLQVDWRVGEAYFMSKLIDGDYAANNGGWQWCASTGCDGQPYFRIFNPVTQGERFDAKGDFVRQWIPALSDVPDKYIHKPWKWSNVKALSYSAPIVDHKEQREITLTNYKNAKDAMNVS, encoded by the coding sequence ATGAATCTGGTATGGCTACGGCGCGATTTGCGTGTCGATGATAATACCGCGTTGTTTGAAGCTTCGAAGGTTGGTGGACCTGTTGCGGCGGTGTTTATTGCGACACCTCAAACCTGGACAGAACATCACCTAGCACCTATTCAGGCTGACTTTATCTATCGCCGTCTGTTTGAGCTTCAACAAGATCTCGCCGCGCTTAATGTTCCTTTGCTTTACTTCGAAGTCGATACGTTTACAGATAGCGTCGATAAAGTCGTTGGGTTAGCCAATGCTCTAGGTGTTGATGATGTATTTGTTAACAAAGAGTATGAACTCAATGAAACTCGACGCGATGATTTCCTCGAACAGAAGTTAAATGCGCAGAGTAAAACGCTCCACCGTTATGACGATAAGTGCATCCTTCCGCCAGGAAGTGTGGTGAACAAGCAGGGGGAGTACTTCAAAGTATTTACACCATTTAAGAAAGCCTACCTTAGCCAGCTTTCACTGTGTCCGGCGCATCCCCAAAAGGCGTTTAAGGTTAAGTTACCAGCAGACCTTGGTGCACTTCCCAGTGATGTTTTTAGCGTTGAGAGTCTGTTTAGTTATCCTCGCGTCTCAAGTGAACGATATGCAGTCGAGACAATAGCGATTTATAGCTTGCTTCGAGAGTTTAATAATGACTCTGTAGATCGTTACAAAGAGGACAGAGATTATCCATCTATCGCAGGGACAAGTGGAGTATCTCCTTATTTGGCGATAGGTGCGCTGTCGGTACGTCAGTGCATGGCCCGCGTACTGTATCAGCAATCACCTCCACTTAGTATTGGGCGTGAAACATGGCAAAATGAGCTTATTTGGCGAGAGTTTTATCAGCATTTAACGTATTTTGAACCGAAGCTTTCTATGGGGAAAAGTTTCCTCGCATGGGGAAATGCACTTAAATGGCAAAACGAAGATGCTCGCATTGATGCTTGGAAAAAAGGCAGGACAGGATACCCAATAGTGGATGCTGCTATGCACCAATTGAATCAAACGGGTTGGATGCACAACCGGCTAAGGATGGTCGTTGCTAGTTTTTTAATCAAAGACCTTCAAGTAGATTGGAGAGTAGGTGAAGCGTACTTTATGAGTAAGCTTATTGATGGAGACTACGCGGCTAACAATGGCGGTTGGCAGTGGTGCGCATCGACAGGTTGTGATGGTCAGCCCTATTTTCGAATCTTTAATCCTGTTACTCAGGGAGAGAGGTTTGATGCCAAGGGCGATTTTGTCAGACAGTGGATTCCTGCTTTATCTGATGTTCCGGATAAATACATCCATAAGCCTTGGAAGTGGAGCAATGTCAAAGCGTTGTCATATTCAGCACCAATTGTTGATCACAAGGAGCAAAGAGAGATAACCTTGACCAATTATAAAAATGCTAAGGATGCTATGAATGTTTCGTAA
- a CDS encoding MerR family transcriptional regulator — translation MDCDKKLYAIREVSEITGVKPVTLRAWQRRYNLIKPQRTEKGHRLYREEDITRIEEIQSWLSKGVSIGKVKALLEGNLLPEEAQSTGVEKLEDVEVMLEALAMLRKAKAESIINTVLKEYPLEVVEQQFITPVKNAISMVKRNQKILQESLFMSLLIPRLESIIESENKAARAGKCLLISYANNRDISSRLWAAQFSAKGWNVAIMDGIEDISGLNDLELSDAYDSIAVYSPKPVTEVQKSAIEQLRASYTGNVILSDVLELTRSS, via the coding sequence ATGGATTGTGACAAGAAGCTGTACGCCATTAGAGAAGTATCGGAAATAACGGGTGTGAAGCCAGTGACGTTAAGAGCATGGCAGCGCCGTTACAATTTGATCAAGCCGCAGAGAACGGAAAAAGGCCACCGACTGTATCGTGAAGAAGATATTACTCGTATTGAAGAGATCCAAAGTTGGCTCAGTAAAGGCGTCTCGATTGGTAAGGTTAAAGCGTTGTTGGAAGGTAACCTCTTACCAGAGGAAGCTCAGAGCACTGGGGTAGAGAAGCTTGAAGATGTTGAGGTGATGTTAGAAGCGCTGGCGATGCTGCGCAAGGCTAAAGCCGAATCAATCATCAATACCGTACTGAAAGAGTATCCATTAGAGGTGGTTGAGCAGCAGTTTATTACTCCGGTAAAAAATGCAATCTCAATGGTGAAGCGCAATCAGAAAATACTGCAGGAAAGCCTGTTTATGAGCTTGTTGATTCCACGATTAGAGTCGATCATTGAATCAGAAAACAAAGCAGCCAGAGCAGGTAAGTGCTTACTTATTAGTTATGCTAACAACAGGGATATTTCTAGCCGACTGTGGGCTGCTCAATTTTCAGCAAAAGGTTGGAATGTCGCCATCATGGATGGTATTGAAGACATCTCTGGACTTAACGACTTGGAGTTGTCTGATGCGTATGACTCTATTGCGGTATACAGTCCAAAACCTGTCACGGAAGTGCAAAAGAGTGCCATTGAGCAGTTACGCGCTTCTTACACAGGAAATGTCATCTTATCAGACGTTCTCGAGCTAACGAGGAGCTCGTGA